A section of the Nitrospira sp. genome encodes:
- a CDS encoding histone deacetylase yields the protein MAKTGFVYHPDYLKHDMGMSHPESPERLRAIVRRLEQDGVLPKLVRVDPAPAADEWIMQVHDPVYVAALKKQAPSSGRISLDADTSMSPGSLPAAYLAAGGLLAVADAIMAGHVDNAFCAVRPPGHHAERNRGMGFCLFNNVAIAARYFQKKHHLARVLIVDWDVHHGNGTQHAFDEDPSILFFSTHQYPHYPGTGSAEEQGRGQGEGMTINVPMTAGAGDDEYRTVFSKVLVPAADKFKPDVVIISAGFDAHQDDPLASMGLTEAGYADLTSIVAGIARQYSQGRILSSLEGGYNLQALSASVEQHILGLLAA from the coding sequence ATGGCTAAGACCGGATTTGTTTATCATCCCGACTACTTGAAGCATGACATGGGGATGAGCCATCCCGAGTCCCCGGAGCGCCTCCGGGCGATCGTCAGGAGGCTGGAGCAAGACGGGGTCCTGCCGAAACTGGTCCGCGTGGATCCTGCGCCGGCAGCTGACGAATGGATCATGCAGGTGCACGATCCGGTCTATGTGGCGGCCCTGAAGAAACAGGCGCCGTCGAGCGGGCGCATCTCGCTGGATGCCGACACCTCTATGTCGCCGGGCTCGCTGCCGGCAGCCTATCTGGCGGCCGGTGGGCTGCTGGCTGTGGCGGACGCCATCATGGCCGGCCACGTGGACAACGCCTTCTGCGCCGTCCGCCCGCCAGGTCACCATGCCGAGCGCAACCGGGGGATGGGCTTCTGCCTCTTCAATAATGTCGCGATCGCCGCGCGCTATTTTCAGAAGAAGCACCACCTCGCTCGCGTGTTGATCGTGGACTGGGACGTCCATCACGGCAACGGTACGCAACACGCGTTTGACGAGGATCCCTCCATCCTATTTTTCAGCACGCATCAATATCCCCACTATCCTGGGACTGGCAGCGCAGAGGAGCAGGGCCGCGGCCAGGGCGAGGGGATGACGATCAACGTACCGATGACGGCGGGCGCGGGCGACGACGAGTACCGCACTGTCTTTAGCAAGGTGCTCGTTCCTGCGGCGGACAAGTTTAAGCCTGATGTCGTGATCATTTCGGCTGGCTTCGACGCGCACCAGGACGATCCGCTCGCCAGCATGGGCCTGACCGAGGCGGGCTACGCCGACTTGACCAGCATCGTGGCCGGGATCGCCAGGCAGTATAGTCAGGGCCGCATCCTGTCGAGTTTGGAAGGCGGATACAATCTCCAGGCGCTTTCCGCCTCGGTCGAGCAGCATATTCTGGGTCTGTTGGCCGCGTAG
- a CDS encoding tetratricopeptide repeat protein, whose translation MPDPKIEPLKKLLAMDPSDDVAWFGLGKAYQGDGNFEDAAKALQRCIEVKPTYSAAYYALAQSLQQLKQIDACRGICDRGIEVSTKNGDAMVTKNLQALKHSLG comes from the coding sequence ATGCCTGATCCGAAAATCGAACCGTTGAAAAAGTTACTGGCGATGGACCCGAGCGACGACGTGGCCTGGTTCGGCCTTGGCAAGGCCTATCAAGGCGACGGAAATTTCGAGGACGCCGCCAAGGCGTTGCAACGGTGCATTGAAGTCAAACCCACCTATTCAGCCGCCTACTACGCACTGGCCCAGTCGCTGCAGCAGTTAAAGCAGATCGACGCATGCCGTGGAATCTGTGACCGGGGCATCGAGGTCTCAACAAAAAACGGGGACGCGATGGTCACGAAGAATTTGCAGGCACTGAAACACAGTCTGGGGTGA